From the genome of Sander lucioperca isolate FBNREF2018 chromosome 1, SLUC_FBN_1.2, whole genome shotgun sequence, one region includes:
- the nrarpa gene encoding notch-regulated ankyrin repeat-containing protein A, producing MSQADVSTCSAPQRVFQEAVKKGNTKELHSLLQNMTNCEFNVNSFGPEGQTALHQSVIDGNLELVKLLVKFGADIRLANREGWSALHIAAFGGHQDIVLYLITKAKYSSGAR from the coding sequence ATGAGCCAGGCGGATGTGTCTACTTGCTCCGCGCCACAGAGGGTTTTCCAGGAGGCGGTGAAGAAGGGCAACACCAAGGAGCTGCACTCTTTGCTGCAGAACATGACAAACTGCGAGTTCAACGTCAACTCCTTTGGGCCAGAAGGACAGACGGCCCTCCATCAGTCTGTCATTGACGGCAACCTGGAGCTGGTAAAACTGCTGGTGAAGTTTGGTGCAGATATCCGACTGGCCAACAGGGAAGGGTGGAGCGCTTTACACATCGCCGCCTTCGGGGGCCACCAAGACATTGTGCTATACCTCATCACCAAGGCCAAGTACTCCTCTGGCGCCCGGTGA